Proteins encoded in a region of the Carassius auratus strain Wakin chromosome 21, ASM336829v1, whole genome shotgun sequence genome:
- the LOC113039079 gene encoding sia-alpha-2,3-Gal-beta-1,4-GlcNAc-R:alpha 2,8-sialyltransferase, which yields MVRVVSVLGLVMFSVALLILSLISYVSIKKDFIFTAPKYSNAGGPRMYMFHTGFRSQLAMKFLDPAFTSLNNALNENLQESSSWRFNQSAYLQQSKEIAQYIDVTHNFTLIKSSVRVGQLMHYDYSSHKYVFSIGENLRSLLPDSSPVLNKRFNSCAVVGNSGILTGSRCGAQIDSYDFVFRCNFAPTEIFRRDVGRRTNLTTFNPSILEKYYNNLLTIQDRNNFYLSLKKLDGAILWIPAFFFHTSATVTRTLVDFFVEHKGQLKVQLAWPGNIMQYVNRYWKTKQLSPKRLSTGILMFTLASSLCEQVHLYGFWPFGWDPNTGKELPYHYYDKKGTKFTTKWQESHQLPTEFKLLFKMHADGVLKLSLSHCA from the exons ATGGTTCGGGTCGTCAGTGTTCTGGGTCTGGTGATGTTCAGCGTCGCTTTGCTCATTTTATCGTTGATCAGTTACGTGTCCATCAAGAAAGACTTCATCTTCACCGCTCCCAAATACTCCAACGCCGGCGGGCCGCGGATGTACATGTTCCACACGGGCTTTCG ATCCCAACTGGCCATGAAGTTCCTGGATCCCGCGTTCACGTCGCTGAATAATGCGCTCAACGAGAACCTGCAGGAGTCCAGCAGCTGGAGGTTCAACCAGAGCGCTTATTTACAGCAGAG TAAAGAGATCGCGCAGTACATCGATGTCACGCACAACTTCACGCTGATCAAGAGCAGCGTCCGCGTTGGTCAGCTAATGCACTACGACTACTCCAGTCACAAATACGTCTTCTCCATCGGCGAGAACCTCAGGTCTCTGCTGCCGGACTCGTCTCCCGTCCTCAACAAGCGCTTCAACAGCTGTGCCGTGGTGGGCAACAGTGGCATCCTCACCGGCAGCCGCTGCGGCGCGCAGATCGACAGCTACGACTTCGTCTTCCGCTGCAACTTCGCGCCCACCGAGATCTTCCGCCGTGACGTGGGCCGCCGGACCAATCTGACCACCTTCAACCCCAGCATCCTGGAGAAATACTACAACAACCTGCTGACCATCCAGGACAGGAACAACTTCTACCTGAGCCTGAAGAAGCTGGACGGAGCCATCCTCTGGATTCCCGCCTTCTTCTTCCACACGTCGGCCACCGTCACGCGAACGCTCGTCGATTTCTTCGTAGAGCACAAGGGCCAGCTCAAGGTGCAGTTAGCTTGGCCGGGAAACATTATGCAGTACGTCAACAG GTACTGGAAGACGAAGCAGCTTTCCCCGAAGCGTCTGAGCACAGGGATCCTGATGTTCACGCTGGCCTCGTCTCTGTGTGAACAGGTGCACCTGTACGGATTCTGGCCCTTCGGCTGGGACCCCAACACGGGCAAAGAGCTGCCCTACCATTACTACGACAAGAAGGGCACCAAGTTCACCACCAAGTGGCAGGAGTCTCACCAGCTGCCCACCGAGTTCAAACTGCTCTTCAAGATGCACGCGGACGGCGTCCTCAAACTCAGCCTCTCCCACTGCgcctga